A window of the Labeo rohita strain BAU-BD-2019 chromosome 1, IGBB_LRoh.1.0, whole genome shotgun sequence genome harbors these coding sequences:
- the uso1 gene encoding general vesicular transport factor p115 isoform X1, with translation MNYIWEVVGRHPTGQQPTGAETIQKLCDRVASSTLLEDRRDAVRALKSLSKKYRMEVGTMAMDHLVRILQTDRTDTEILGYALDTLYNIVCSDEEEEPDDSEEENQQKQEDDLGAQFTEKFVGEPDNITLLLTLLEEFDFHVRWPGVKLLTALLKNQCAQVQGIILVSPMGVSRLMDLLADSREVIRNDGLLLLQQLTKGNTAIQKIVAFENAFERLLEIITEEGSSDGGIVVEDCLLLLLNLLKNNSSNQNFFKEGSYIQKMKPWFEVGDDNSGWSAQKVTNLHLMLQLVRVMVSPVNSPGATASCQKAMFQCGLLQQLCTILMATGVPADILTETINTVSEVIRGSEVNQDYFASVNAPSNPPRPAIVVLLMSMVNERQPFVLRCAVLYCFQCFLYKNHKGQGEIVATLLPSTIDANSISAGQLLCGGLFSADSLSNWCAAVALAHALQDNLTQKEQLLRVQLATSLGKPPVSLLQQCTNILSQGDKLNRRGSRVQTKVGLLMLLCTWISNCPIAVMHFLHNQDNVPFLTGQISENLGEDERLVQGLCALLLGICIYYNDNSLENYTKEKLKQLIEKRIGKENFVEKLGFITKHELYSRAAQKPQPAFSTPEHMLFDHEFTKLVKELEGMITKAVLKSSEEEKKEEEVKKTLEQHDSIVTQYKELIREQDSQINELKEQVTLLTSQNEKLQSTITQQFSQIQQHKDQYNILKLKLGKDNQQTGNQAEAAQVNGLQPEELSQLREQLEELQRQNQLLQTQLTEKDSVITSLKAEGVPSAEGSQTSEVTELQKEVELLKAQLQSKTAEITKLQSEKQELLRGSETTAAVPGEDSVHTEKIAELESRLSAQTAETQKLKGEVKTLLESKELMEKELASATSTAAIMQAEKSKLQQEVQESKKEQDDLLMLLADQDQKILNLKQRLKDLGETIEDEDDLDSRDQFDDEDDDEEEEEECDE, from the exons ATGAATTACATTTGGGAAGTAGTGGGAAGGCATCCAACAGGCCAACAGCCGACTGGAGCAGAAACA ATTCAAAAATTGTGTGACCGAGTGGCTTCATCCACCCTGTTGGAGGATCGAAGAGATGCTGTCCGTGCCCTCAAATCTCTGTCCAAG AAATACCGTATGGAGGTTGGCACAATGGCTATGGATCATTTGGTTCGTATACTTCAGACTGACCG gacAGACACTGAAATCCTAGGTTACGCTTTGGACACTTTGTACAATATTGTTTGCAGTGACGAAGAGGAGGAACCAG ATGATTCTGAAG AGGAGAACCAGCAAAAGCAGGAGGATGATTTGGGAGCTCAGTTCACTGAGAAGTTTGTCGGGGAACCAGATAATATCACACTTCTCCTCACACTGTTGGAG GAGTTTGACTTCCATGTCCGCTGGCCAGGTGTTAAGCTCCTAACTGCTCTTTTGAAAAACCAGTGTGCTCAGGTCCAAGGCATCATCCTGGTCAGCCCAATGG GAGTGTCCAGGTTAATGGATCTTCTTGCTGACTCCAGAGAAGTTATCCGTAATGAT gGTCTCCTGCTGCTGCAGCAGCTAACCAAAGGCAACACTGCAATTCAGAAAATCGTGgcttttgaaaatgcatttgagAGACTTCTTGAAATTATCACAGAGGAGGGTTCAAGTGACGGAG GTATTGTGGTGGAGGACTGTCTCTTATTGTTGCTCAACCTCCTGAAGAACAACAGCTCCAACCAgaacttttttaaagaaggaTCCTATATCCAAAAGATGAAGCCGTGGTTTGAGGTGGGGGATGACAACTCTGGCTGGTCGGCACAGAAGGTCACCAACCTCCATCTAATGCTGCAG CTGGTGCGAGTGATGGTTTCTCCAGTGAACTCTCCAGGGGCCACAGCCAGCTGTCAGAAGGCTATGTTCCAGTGTGGTCTCCTCCAGCAGCTTTGCACCATCCTTATGGCCACAGGTGTTCCTGCAGACATTCTCACAGAG ACCATCAATACTGTGTCAGAAGTTATACGTGGCTCTGAAGTGAATCAGGACTACTTTGCATCAGTTAACGCACCATCCAATCCACCAAG GCCTGCAATTGTGGTTCTTCTCATGTCGATGGTGAACGAGAGACAGCCATTTGTTCTCCGCTGTGCTGTACTTTATTGCTTCCAATGCTTCCTGTACAAGAACCATAAAGGACAGGGGGAGATTGTAGCCACACTGCTGCCCTCCACTATAGATG CTAACTCTATCTCAGCGGGACAGCTATTGTGTGGAGGTCTGTTCTCAGCGGATTCTCTGTCAAACTGGTGTGCCGCTGTGGCTCTGGCACATGCGCTGCAGGATAACCTCACCCAGAAAGAACAGCTACTGCGGGTACAATTGGCTACCAGTCTCGGCAAGCCACCAGTTTCACTTCTCCAGCAGTGCACCAACATCCTGTCCCAG GGTGATAAGCTCAACCGGAGG GGCAGTAGGGTGCAGACGAAGGTCGGTCTCCTCATGTTGCTCTGCACTTGGATCAGTAACTGTCCTATCGCTGTCATGCACTTCCTGCACAATCAAGATAATGTTCCCTTT CTGACAGGTCAAATCTCAGAAAACCTGGGTGAGGATGAGCGACTGGTACAGGGTCTGTGTGCTCTGTTGTTGGGCATTTGTATCTACTATAATGACAACAGCTTAGAGAATTACACAAA AGAAAAGCTGAAGCAGTTGATTGAGAAGCGCATAGGAAAGGAAAACTTTGTGGAGAAGTTGGGCTTTATAACCAAACACGAACTGTATTCTCGTGCCGCTCAGAAACCTCAGCCAGCCTTTTCCACCCCAGAGCACATGCTGTTTGATCATGAGTTCACCAAACTTGTCAAAGAGTTGGAAG GTATGATAACAAAAGCAGTGCTTAAGTCAAGCGAGGAAGAGAAAAAGGAAGAAGAGGTGAAGAAAACACTAGAACAGCATGACAGCATTGTAACCCAGTACAAAGAGTTGATAAGAGAACAG GATTCTCAAATAAATGAGCTGAAGGAGCAAGTAACATTGCTGACTTCTCAGAATGAAAAGCTGCAGAGCACCATAACACAGCAGTTCTCTCAGATCCAACAGCACAAAGATCAGTACAACATCCTCAAACTCAAACTAG GTAAAGATAATCAGCAGACAGGTAATCAGGCAGAGGCAGCACAAGTGAACGGCCTGCAACCAGAGGAGCTGAGCCAACTCAGAGAACAACTTGAGGAACTACAAAGACAAAACCAGCTGCTGCAGACACAGCTGACTGAAAAGGACTCTGTAATAACCAGCCTg AAAGCTGAAGGCGTACCATCAGCAGAGGGGTCACAGACTTCAGAGGTCACAGAATTACAAAAG GAGGTGGAGTTGTTAAAAGCTCAGCTGCAGAGCAAGACCGCAGAGATCACAAAACTACAGAGTGAAAAACAGGAGCTACTCAGAGGATCTGAGACCACA GCTGCAGTTCCAGGAGAAGATAGTGTCCACACAGAGAAGATTGCAGAGTTAGAGAGCAGGCTCTCCGCTCAGACAGCAGAGACGCAAAAGCTCAAG GGTGAAGTTAAAACTCTTTTGGAGAGTAAGGAATTGATGGAGAAAGAACTTGCTTCAGCCACGAGCACAGCTGCCATCATGCAGGCAGAGAAGAGCAAATTGCAGCAGGAGGTGCAGGAGTCTAAGAAGGAGCAGGACGATCTTCTCATGCTACTCGCTGACCAGGACCAGAAGATTCTGAACCTGAAACAGAGACTCAAGGACTTGGGAGAGACG ATTGAAGATGAGGATGATTTGGATTCAAGGGACCAGtttgatgatgaagatgatgatgaagaggaggaagaagagtgtgatgaataa